The following coding sequences lie in one Leucobacter allii genomic window:
- the gabT gene encoding 4-aminobutyrate--2-oxoglutarate transaminase yields the protein MADVTGGPSLPQERKLVTSIPGPKSQELLARKNAAVASGVGVALPVFTVAAGGGVMIDADGNSLIDLGSGIAVTGVGNSAPAVVEAVTRQVQQFTHTCFTVTPYDGYVEVAEKLNEVTPGDHDKRSALFNSGAEAVENAIKIARHYTKKNAVVVFDHAYHGRTNLTMGMTAKNMPYKDGFGPFAPELYRVPASYPFRDGLSGAEAAEQAILQIEKQVGAANLAAMIIEPIQGEGGFIEPAEGFLPALQAWANANGVVFILDEVQTGFARTGDLFAANHEGVVPDLVTTAKGIAGGLPLSAVTGRAEIMDSAHSGGLGGTYTGNPIACAAALATIETYERENLTERARQIGAIIDEFFEELAKTDDRIGDIRGRGAMKAVEFVESGSKRPAAALTGAIAKHAGEQGVILLTCGTYGNVVRFLPPLSISDELLREGLEIVADALKANA from the coding sequence ATGGCCGATGTCACCGGCGGTCCCTCGCTTCCGCAGGAGCGCAAGCTCGTCACCAGCATCCCCGGCCCGAAGTCGCAGGAACTGCTCGCCCGCAAGAATGCGGCCGTCGCCTCGGGCGTCGGCGTGGCGCTCCCCGTCTTCACCGTCGCGGCCGGCGGCGGCGTCATGATCGACGCGGACGGCAACTCGCTCATCGACCTCGGCTCCGGCATCGCCGTCACCGGCGTCGGCAACTCCGCGCCCGCGGTGGTCGAGGCGGTCACCAGGCAGGTGCAGCAGTTCACCCACACCTGCTTCACCGTCACCCCCTACGACGGCTACGTCGAGGTCGCGGAGAAGCTCAACGAGGTCACCCCCGGCGACCACGACAAGCGCTCGGCGCTCTTCAACTCCGGCGCGGAGGCCGTGGAGAACGCGATCAAGATCGCCCGCCACTACACGAAGAAGAACGCCGTCGTCGTCTTCGACCACGCGTACCACGGCCGCACCAACCTCACCATGGGCATGACCGCGAAGAACATGCCCTACAAGGACGGCTTCGGGCCCTTCGCCCCCGAGCTCTACCGCGTCCCCGCCTCCTACCCGTTCCGCGACGGCCTCTCCGGCGCCGAGGCGGCCGAGCAGGCGATCCTCCAGATCGAGAAGCAGGTCGGCGCCGCCAACCTCGCCGCGATGATCATCGAGCCCATCCAGGGCGAGGGCGGCTTCATCGAGCCCGCCGAGGGCTTCCTCCCCGCCCTGCAGGCCTGGGCGAACGCGAACGGCGTCGTCTTCATCCTCGACGAGGTGCAGACCGGCTTCGCACGGACCGGCGACCTCTTCGCCGCGAACCACGAGGGCGTCGTCCCCGACCTCGTCACCACGGCGAAGGGCATCGCGGGCGGTCTGCCGCTCTCGGCCGTCACCGGCCGCGCCGAGATCATGGACTCGGCGCACTCCGGCGGGCTCGGCGGCACCTACACGGGCAACCCGATCGCCTGCGCCGCGGCGCTCGCCACGATCGAGACTTACGAGCGGGAGAACCTCACCGAACGCGCCCGCCAGATCGGCGCGATCATCGACGAGTTCTTCGAGGAGCTCGCGAAGACCGACGATCGCATCGGCGACATCCGCGGACGCGGCGCGATGAAGGCCGTCGAGTTCGTCGAGTCCGGCTCGAAGCGTCCCGCGGCCGCGCTGACCGGCGCCATCGCGAAGCACGCGGGCGAGCAGGGCGTGATCCTCCTCACCTGCGGCACGTACGGCAACGTCGTCCGCTTCCTCCCGCCGCTGTCCATCTCGGACGAGCTGCTCCGCGAGGGCCTGGAGATCGTCGCCGACGCACTCAAGGCGAACGCGTAA
- a CDS encoding PucR family transcriptional regulator, whose protein sequence is MSDALSPQWHTGPDRAGTHADAPAPAPAPTISLGELLHQYALGLVLIAGADGDVAGRPVQWVHISELEDPAPFLTPRTVLLTTGARFSAAQEPEDAEAYVRRLLAAGTTALGVAVGLHWDRVPTAIVAACDRLGLPLFRVPYDTSFIAIVQTAARLLDARTRERDLWALESQRAVTNASLHRDGLGSAIREAARRLGRWVAVLDRSGRIVAVAPEAAGPAVRTDWVRREARRLVSRGVGAARISDTRGPGEHDADGVDGDDVADLAAGIQLQTLGRRGGVLGVLVAEDRGAPDTAERTLLGLVAALATVQLEHRSGIDAALASLRAAVVHLLLAGDRELAELIARDARLSVPEGPIVVVRHGEASPDDTRLDEDLHSLDAGRPGLIGATLDDGPLIVAEARHLPAIRRLLQAHRLAAGVSERGALTDLAELLAQSDRALAIAHARAEPAIVDYAPSQHEGLLRLLDAQPEAGRRAATLLGPLRHHDARHADRIEESLAVWLAHHGQTSAAAAELGIHRHTLRARVQTAESLLQLDLDAADARAELWAALRLAPPRA, encoded by the coding sequence ATGTCCGATGCACTTTCGCCACAGTGGCACACCGGGCCCGACCGCGCGGGGACGCACGCCGACGCCCCCGCGCCCGCGCCGGCTCCGACCATCTCGCTCGGCGAGCTGCTGCACCAGTACGCGCTCGGTCTCGTGCTCATCGCCGGCGCCGACGGGGACGTCGCCGGGCGACCCGTGCAATGGGTCCACATCAGCGAGCTCGAGGATCCCGCCCCGTTCCTCACGCCCCGCACCGTGCTGCTCACCACCGGCGCCCGGTTCTCGGCGGCGCAGGAGCCCGAGGACGCGGAGGCCTATGTGCGGCGGCTGCTCGCGGCGGGCACGACCGCCCTCGGGGTCGCCGTCGGGCTGCACTGGGACCGGGTGCCGACCGCCATCGTGGCCGCCTGCGACCGGCTGGGGCTGCCGCTCTTCCGCGTGCCCTACGACACGTCGTTCATCGCCATCGTGCAGACGGCCGCGCGCCTGCTCGACGCGCGCACCCGCGAGCGCGATCTCTGGGCGCTGGAGTCGCAGCGGGCGGTCACCAACGCCTCACTGCATCGCGACGGCTTGGGATCCGCGATCCGCGAGGCCGCGCGCCGCCTGGGGCGCTGGGTGGCGGTCCTCGACCGCTCCGGGCGGATCGTCGCCGTCGCTCCCGAGGCCGCGGGCCCGGCGGTCCGGACCGACTGGGTGCGCCGCGAGGCGCGGCGGCTCGTCTCGCGCGGCGTCGGAGCCGCGCGCATCAGCGACACGCGCGGCCCCGGCGAGCACGACGCCGACGGCGTCGATGGCGATGACGTGGCCGATCTCGCCGCCGGGATCCAGCTCCAGACCCTCGGACGGCGCGGCGGGGTCCTCGGCGTCCTGGTCGCCGAGGACCGCGGAGCGCCCGACACCGCCGAGCGCACCCTGCTCGGGCTCGTCGCCGCGCTCGCCACCGTGCAGCTCGAGCACCGCAGCGGCATCGACGCCGCGCTCGCGTCCCTGCGCGCGGCCGTCGTGCACCTGCTCCTCGCGGGCGATCGCGAGCTCGCGGAGCTCATCGCGCGCGACGCCCGGCTGAGCGTCCCCGAAGGGCCGATCGTCGTGGTCCGCCACGGCGAGGCGAGCCCGGACGACACGCGCCTCGACGAGGATCTGCACTCGCTCGACGCCGGCCGCCCCGGACTCATCGGCGCGACCCTCGACGACGGACCGCTCATCGTCGCCGAAGCGAGGCACCTGCCCGCCATCCGTCGCCTGCTGCAGGCGCATCGCCTCGCGGCGGGGGTCTCCGAGCGCGGCGCCCTGACGGATCTCGCCGAGCTGCTCGCCCAGTCGGATCGCGCGCTCGCGATCGCGCACGCACGGGCGGAGCCCGCGATCGTCGACTACGCGCCGTCGCAGCACGAGGGACTGCTGCGCCTGCTCGACGCGCAGCCGGAGGCGGGGCGGCGGGCGGCGACGCTGCTCGGCCCGCTCCGGCATCACGATGCGCGGCACGCGGACCGGATCGAGGAGAGCCTCGCCGTCTGGCTCGCGCATCACGGGCAGACGAGCGCAGCGGCCGCCGAGCTCGGCATCCACCGCCATACGCTCCGGGCGCGCGTGCAGACCGCGGAGTCGCTGCTGCAGCTCGATCTCGATGCCGCCGATGCGCGCGCCGAGCTGTGGGCGGCGCTCAGACTGGCGCCGCCCCGGGCGTGA
- a CDS encoding RNA polymerase sigma factor: MRETYVRSDAEVVVAARTRPEEFTELYRRHAAAVFRYGASRLGREHADDLMSETFLVALEKLERFDLAFGSALPWLLGIATRLIRRRRSAEAATWRLIAAEGALGGDGSARAVLDPSESADDRIDAGRSAELLADAMLALARRDREVIALAAWSDLAPVEIAEALGIPEGTVRSRLHRARTVLRTRLEAGAAREKEMDHA; this comes from the coding sequence ATGAGAGAGACATACGTGCGCAGCGACGCCGAGGTCGTCGTCGCCGCGCGTACGCGGCCCGAGGAGTTCACGGAGCTCTACCGGCGCCACGCCGCCGCGGTGTTCCGCTACGGGGCGTCGCGGCTCGGGCGCGAGCACGCCGACGACCTCATGAGCGAGACCTTTCTCGTCGCGCTCGAGAAGCTCGAGCGCTTCGACCTCGCCTTCGGCAGCGCGCTGCCGTGGCTGCTCGGGATCGCGACGCGACTGATCCGGCGCAGGCGGAGCGCTGAGGCCGCGACCTGGAGACTCATCGCCGCGGAGGGCGCGCTCGGAGGCGACGGCTCGGCGCGCGCCGTGCTCGATCCGTCCGAGTCGGCCGACGATCGGATCGACGCCGGCCGTTCGGCCGAGCTCCTCGCCGACGCGATGCTCGCGCTCGCTCGGCGCGACCGCGAGGTCATCGCTCTCGCGGCCTGGTCCGACCTCGCGCCCGTGGAGATCGCCGAGGCGCTCGGCATCCCCGAGGGCACGGTGCGGTCGCGGCTGCATCGCGCGCGCACCGTGCTGCGCACTCGACTCGAAGCGGGCGCCGCCCGCGAGAAGGAGATGGATCATGCGTGA
- the thiL gene encoding thiamine-phosphate kinase: MERDGTSGISVGELGERGVLARVLAELGPAERASLGPGDDCAVLAVDGELVVTSDTMIEGPDFRLAWHDGFALGWKLAATNLSDVAAMGARPTALTVALAVPHETPVSFLAQIAEGLDAACRALAPGCGVVGGDLGRAPVVSAAVTALGELGGRDAVTRSGARAGDVIAYAGELGLAGLGLSLLFAESADPDGTAHARGVPALWERHPEALAAQLAPAPPIPLGTAAARAGARAMMDVSDSLSIDAERMARASGIAIALESALLETAFGSQDGAEVPLAAMLTGGEDHGLLAAFPPEIELPVGFHRIGEALALPVPPPAGGAATLLLDGARLEPRGWDPFTVRLPGA, translated from the coding sequence GTGGAGCGGGACGGGACGTCAGGGATCAGCGTCGGCGAGCTTGGGGAGCGCGGCGTGCTCGCCCGCGTCCTCGCGGAGCTCGGCCCCGCGGAGCGCGCGTCGCTCGGTCCCGGCGACGATTGCGCCGTGCTCGCCGTCGACGGCGAGCTCGTCGTGACGAGCGACACCATGATCGAGGGGCCGGACTTCCGGCTCGCCTGGCACGACGGTTTCGCGCTCGGGTGGAAGCTGGCGGCCACGAATCTCTCCGACGTCGCCGCGATGGGGGCGCGGCCCACGGCGCTGACGGTCGCGCTCGCGGTACCGCACGAGACGCCGGTGTCGTTCCTGGCGCAGATCGCCGAAGGGCTGGACGCGGCGTGCCGCGCGCTTGCCCCGGGGTGCGGGGTCGTCGGCGGCGATCTCGGGCGGGCGCCGGTGGTGTCGGCCGCCGTGACCGCGCTCGGGGAACTCGGCGGCCGCGACGCGGTCACGCGGTCGGGCGCGCGCGCGGGCGACGTCATCGCCTACGCGGGGGAACTGGGCCTCGCGGGGCTCGGCTTGTCCCTGCTCTTCGCCGAGAGCGCGGATCCCGACGGCACGGCCCATGCGCGCGGCGTGCCCGCGCTCTGGGAACGGCATCCCGAGGCGCTCGCGGCGCAGCTCGCGCCCGCGCCGCCGATCCCGCTCGGGACCGCCGCCGCCCGGGCCGGAGCGCGGGCGATGATGGACGTGTCAGATTCCCTCTCGATCGACGCGGAGCGCATGGCGCGGGCGAGCGGCATCGCGATCGCCCTCGAGAGCGCGCTGCTCGAGACGGCGTTCGGGAGCCAGGACGGCGCGGAGGTGCCCCTGGCGGCCATGCTCACCGGGGGCGAGGATCACGGGCTGCTCGCGGCCTTCCCGCCGGAGATCGAGCTGCCCGTCGGCTTCCACCGCATCGGCGAGGCGCTCGCGCTGCCGGTTCCGCCGCCCGCGGGCGGCGCCGCCACGCTGCTGCTCGACGGCGCCCGCCTCGAGCCGCGGGGCTGGGACCCCTTCACCGTGCGGTTGCCCGGGGCGTAG
- a CDS encoding DUF3515 family protein, whose amino-acid sequence MKFSGVRLLASTVALLGAASLLTACAPDVPMEAAPDANNPACADVIVRLPDTVAGQDRRFTNAQATGAWGDDAAVQLSCGIEAGGPTTDECVNVNGVDWVIDDSAKPIYRFEAYGRSPGLVVFVDSAQVSGTEVAVDLSAVVQELPQERRCTSLADTWDVPENAEG is encoded by the coding sequence GTGAAGTTCTCCGGCGTCCGCCTGCTCGCCTCGACCGTCGCGCTGCTCGGTGCGGCGAGCCTCCTCACGGCCTGCGCACCCGACGTGCCCATGGAGGCCGCGCCCGACGCGAACAATCCGGCGTGCGCCGATGTGATCGTGCGGCTCCCCGACACGGTCGCGGGCCAGGATCGGCGGTTCACGAACGCCCAGGCGACCGGCGCCTGGGGCGACGACGCGGCGGTGCAGCTCAGCTGCGGCATCGAGGCGGGGGGGCCGACGACGGATGAGTGCGTGAACGTCAACGGCGTCGACTGGGTGATCGACGACTCCGCGAAGCCGATCTACCGCTTCGAGGCCTACGGCCGCTCCCCCGGGCTCGTCGTGTTCGTCGACTCCGCGCAGGTGAGCGGCACCGAGGTCGCCGTCGACCTCAGCGCGGTGGTCCAGGAGCTCCCGCAGGAGCGCCGGTGCACGAGTCTCGCCGACACCTGGGACGTCCCCGAGAACGCCGAGGGCTGA
- a CDS encoding MBL fold metallo-hydrolase codes for MSAGVPRVITLGTAGGPVWWRGEKRRTGIATAVVVGDRSYIVDAGTGVGRQIIEAGLAMADVRAIFLTHLHSDHVVDLGSLALFGIMRMPTDPTHTVQIIGPGDRGCLPRPSPRASERLGPVFPEEPTPGTARMFAHLMRAYATDINDRLYDSLRPTPLDWFSARDIRIPEDVGFHPNDRPTPDMEPFPVYEDDAVRVTATLVKHAPMAPAFGYRFDTEAGSVVISGDTGRTDNIARLASGAGLLLHEAIDFDWVESEFAGRNDASARATRDHHYSAHTSPREAIDLAEQAGVPRLALHHLVPIITDQVMARDAPSFSGAFSIPSDLDAYELR; via the coding sequence ATGAGCGCCGGCGTACCGCGAGTGATCACCCTGGGGACGGCGGGCGGCCCGGTGTGGTGGCGGGGCGAGAAGCGGCGCACCGGAATCGCAACGGCCGTGGTCGTCGGCGACCGCAGCTACATCGTCGACGCGGGGACCGGGGTCGGTCGGCAGATCATCGAGGCGGGACTCGCGATGGCGGATGTGCGGGCGATCTTCCTCACGCATCTGCACTCGGACCACGTCGTGGATCTCGGGAGCCTCGCCCTCTTCGGGATCATGCGCATGCCGACGGATCCGACCCACACCGTCCAGATCATCGGCCCGGGCGACCGCGGGTGCCTGCCTCGACCGAGCCCGCGGGCGTCGGAGCGACTGGGGCCCGTGTTCCCCGAGGAACCGACGCCGGGAACGGCGCGGATGTTCGCGCACCTCATGCGGGCGTACGCCACGGACATCAACGATCGGCTCTACGACTCCCTCAGGCCCACGCCGCTCGACTGGTTCAGCGCTCGGGACATCCGGATCCCCGAGGACGTCGGCTTCCACCCCAACGATCGCCCCACGCCGGACATGGAGCCCTTTCCGGTCTACGAGGACGACGCGGTGCGCGTCACGGCGACGCTCGTCAAGCACGCGCCGATGGCGCCGGCCTTCGGGTACCGATTCGACACCGAGGCCGGATCCGTCGTGATCTCCGGGGATACGGGGCGCACCGACAACATCGCGCGGCTCGCCTCGGGGGCGGGGCTCCTGCTGCACGAGGCGATCGACTTCGACTGGGTGGAGTCGGAGTTCGCCGGCCGGAACGACGCGTCGGCCCGGGCGACTCGGGACCATCACTACTCGGCGCACACCTCCCCGAGGGAAGCGATCGATCTCGCGGAGCAGGCCGGGGTCCCCCGGCTCGCCCTGCACCACCTCGTGCCGATCATCACCGATCAGGTCATGGCGCGCGATGCGCCGAGCTTCAGCGGCGCGTTCAGCATCCCGAGCGATCTCGACGCGTACGAGCTCCGGTGA
- a CDS encoding ABC transporter ATP-binding protein, with amino-acid sequence MDTQQTDGTPILDVQELGKSYDGAAGVARILDGVTFAVRPGEFVCVVGPSGSGKTTLLKCIAGLIAPTRGRTLFEGEEVTEPPAKLSVVFQDYSRSLLPWKTIEKNVELPLRKQRFPAAERAERIRSALANVGLDGKGHLYPWEMSGGMQQRAAIARGLAYEPDVLIMDEPFAAVDAQTRIELEDLVLEMSRRLGMTVLFVTHDIDEAVYMGDRVVVLSGAPAKVERDIDVDLPGERDQVSTKQLPRFGQLRAEVFDLIQRAKRPVTQNVGAVRA; translated from the coding sequence ATGGATACGCAACAGACAGACGGGACGCCCATTCTGGACGTCCAGGAGCTCGGCAAGAGCTACGACGGCGCCGCGGGAGTCGCACGCATCCTCGACGGCGTCACCTTCGCCGTGCGCCCCGGCGAGTTCGTCTGCGTCGTCGGCCCTTCGGGTTCGGGGAAGACGACGCTCCTCAAGTGCATCGCCGGCCTGATCGCGCCGACCCGGGGGCGCACCCTGTTCGAGGGGGAGGAGGTCACCGAGCCGCCGGCGAAGCTCTCCGTCGTCTTCCAGGACTACTCGCGGAGTCTCCTGCCCTGGAAGACGATCGAGAAGAACGTCGAACTCCCGCTGCGCAAGCAGCGCTTCCCCGCGGCCGAGCGCGCGGAGCGGATCCGCTCCGCGCTCGCGAACGTCGGGCTCGACGGGAAGGGGCATCTCTATCCCTGGGAGATGTCCGGCGGAATGCAGCAGCGCGCGGCGATCGCCCGCGGTCTCGCGTACGAGCCGGACGTGCTCATCATGGACGAACCGTTCGCGGCGGTGGACGCGCAGACCCGCATCGAGCTCGAGGACCTGGTTCTCGAGATGAGCCGGCGACTCGGTATGACCGTGCTCTTCGTGACGCACGACATCGACGAGGCGGTGTACATGGGCGATCGGGTCGTGGTGCTCTCGGGAGCGCCCGCGAAGGTCGAGCGCGACATCGACGTCGATCTCCCCGGCGAGCGCGACCAGGTCTCCACGAAGCAGCTGCCGCGCTTCGGGCAGCTCCGCGCCGAGGTCTTCGACCTGATCCAGCGTGCCAAGCGTCCGGTCACGCAGAACGTCGGAGCGGTGCGCGCATGA
- a CDS encoding ABC transporter permease produces the protein MSSRRRPITGWRLFALRAWLPLLLFAAWWIATANSTSLYFPPLQEILHALVEDWILGTKWRTDLLPSLQNFAIGFGVSALLGTLLGVMLGMSSVACALVAPILAFFRSLPSPALIPIVLGVFGIGASMNISLIVLGALWPTLLNTIDGVRSVDLQLRDMSRSYRLSRWQRISQVMLPQAGPQIFAGYRISLQLSIILIVVSEMVGATRGLGYFVLESQQMFQVTQTWVGTILLGLLGYLVTLLFVRIERRVLRWQIRMNATQKNG, from the coding sequence ATGAGCTCCAGACGGAGGCCGATCACGGGATGGCGGCTGTTCGCGCTGCGCGCCTGGCTGCCGCTCCTGCTGTTCGCAGCCTGGTGGATCGCGACGGCGAACAGCACGTCGCTCTACTTCCCGCCGCTCCAGGAGATCCTGCACGCGCTCGTCGAGGACTGGATCCTCGGGACGAAGTGGCGCACCGATCTGCTCCCGAGCCTGCAGAACTTCGCGATCGGCTTCGGCGTCTCCGCACTGCTCGGAACCCTGCTCGGGGTGATGCTCGGGATGTCATCGGTCGCCTGCGCTCTGGTCGCCCCGATCCTGGCGTTCTTCCGCTCGCTGCCCTCGCCGGCCCTCATCCCCATCGTGCTCGGGGTCTTCGGGATCGGCGCGAGCATGAACATCTCGCTGATCGTCCTCGGTGCGCTCTGGCCGACGCTGCTCAACACCATCGACGGCGTCCGCAGCGTCGATCTGCAGCTGCGCGACATGAGCCGTTCGTACCGGCTCTCGCGGTGGCAGCGCATCTCGCAGGTGATGCTGCCGCAGGCGGGACCCCAGATCTTCGCGGGCTATCGCATCAGCCTCCAGCTCTCGATCATTCTCATCGTGGTGAGCGAGATGGTCGGAGCGACGCGGGGACTCGGATACTTCGTCCTCGAATCGCAGCAGATGTTCCAGGTGACGCAGACCTGGGTCGGAACCATTCTGCTCGGGCTGCTCGGCTACCTCGTCACGCTGCTCTTCGTGCGGATCGAGCGACGCGTGCTCCGATGGCAGATCCGCATGAACGCGACGCAGAAAAACGGATAG
- a CDS encoding ABC transporter permease encodes MSRTRSLPRAGRPLSRGAEAILGATGLLGLIGLWQLLSATGILPARAIPAPTDVATALVRLAVTGEFWSYAGQTAWATLLGTVLIVVIAVPLAMAIHASRFVDESSWFVIEFLKPIPGVALIPLAILIAGPTDGVRIFLIIFGALWPMLTQLVYGFNEVSGLVLDTAKSYRFSLWQRVTAVSVPSVMPFALTGLRISVTIALVIAVVTEYIVGIRGLGSMLAEAQLNGVIDQAFALLVFSGILGLAFSGAVAALSAPLLFWHPSQRERQTA; translated from the coding sequence ATGAGTCGAACGAGATCCCTGCCGCGCGCGGGGAGACCGCTGTCTCGCGGTGCGGAGGCGATCCTCGGCGCCACGGGACTGCTGGGGCTGATCGGGCTGTGGCAGCTGCTGAGCGCGACCGGGATCCTTCCGGCGCGGGCGATCCCGGCTCCGACGGACGTCGCGACGGCGCTCGTCCGGCTGGCGGTCACGGGCGAGTTCTGGTCCTACGCCGGTCAGACGGCCTGGGCGACCCTCCTGGGCACCGTGCTCATCGTGGTGATCGCGGTGCCGCTCGCGATGGCGATCCACGCGAGCCGGTTCGTGGACGAATCCAGCTGGTTCGTCATCGAGTTCCTGAAGCCGATCCCGGGCGTCGCGCTCATCCCGCTGGCTATTCTCATCGCCGGTCCGACCGACGGCGTGCGGATCTTCCTCATCATCTTCGGCGCGCTGTGGCCCATGCTCACGCAGCTGGTCTACGGATTCAACGAGGTCTCCGGCCTCGTGCTCGACACGGCGAAGTCCTACCGCTTCAGCCTCTGGCAGCGCGTCACCGCGGTCTCGGTGCCGAGCGTCATGCCGTTCGCGCTGACCGGGCTCAGGATCTCCGTCACGATCGCGCTCGTGATCGCGGTGGTGACGGAGTACATCGTCGGGATCCGCGGCCTCGGCTCGATGCTCGCCGAGGCGCAGCTCAACGGGGTCATCGATCAGGCGTTCGCACTGCTCGTCTTCTCGGGCATCCTCGGGCTCGCGTTCAGCGGCGCCGTCGCCGCGCTGTCGGCCCCGCTGCTGTTCTGGCATCCCTCCCAGCGAGAAAGGCAGACCGCATGA
- a CDS encoding LysR family transcriptional regulator encodes MDHRRLQYFHAVARAGSFSRAAAELRMTQPPLSAAIAQLETDLEARLLVRSSRGVTVTPAGEEVLRYAERLTTQEHELRRRIAAIQSGRLGSLEISCNPILAGTLVPRLIRALTAAEASLDIALHEAYPRVVLEAVQKGEVDVGLVATSASEDLRLLYGDELKVHRLAAQEMIALLPPEYAHLPDPVSLRDIARFEFASPANSMRHGIRFGLLDAFEFAKLPRPRVREVPSMQEAIPLITAGLAAGIMPEAIRGLVHPDRVTMRHIVDGPEPFEISLVFRRDRVHLPAIARFRETAFAEIGDAG; translated from the coding sequence ATGGATCATCGACGGCTCCAGTACTTCCACGCCGTCGCGCGCGCCGGTTCGTTCTCCCGCGCCGCGGCGGAACTGCGCATGACCCAGCCGCCGTTGAGCGCCGCGATCGCCCAGTTGGAGACGGATCTCGAGGCTCGACTCCTCGTCCGCTCGTCGCGCGGCGTCACCGTGACCCCCGCGGGCGAGGAGGTCCTGCGCTACGCCGAACGGCTGACGACCCAGGAGCACGAGCTGCGCCGACGCATCGCCGCGATCCAGAGCGGACGGCTCGGCTCGCTGGAGATCAGCTGCAATCCGATCCTCGCGGGGACGCTCGTGCCCAGACTCATCCGCGCGCTCACGGCCGCGGAGGCGTCCCTCGACATCGCCTTGCACGAGGCGTATCCGCGCGTCGTGCTGGAGGCCGTGCAGAAGGGGGAGGTCGACGTCGGGCTGGTCGCGACCTCCGCCTCCGAGGACCTGCGGCTGCTCTACGGGGACGAGCTGAAGGTCCACCGTCTCGCCGCCCAGGAGATGATCGCCCTCCTGCCCCCGGAGTACGCTCATCTGCCCGACCCCGTCTCGCTGCGCGACATCGCCCGATTCGAGTTCGCCTCGCCGGCGAACTCGATGCGGCACGGTATCCGCTTCGGCCTGCTCGACGCCTTCGAGTTCGCGAAGCTCCCGCGTCCGCGCGTCAGGGAGGTCCCGAGCATGCAGGAGGCGATCCCGCTCATCACCGCGGGACTCGCGGCCGGCATCATGCCCGAGGCGATCCGCGGCCTCGTGCACCCCGACCGCGTGACGATGCGGCACATCGTCGACGGGCCCGAGCCCTTCGAGATCTCCCTCGTCTTCCGCCGTGACCGCGTCCACCTCCCGGCCATCGCGCGGTTCCGGGAGACGGCCTTCGCCGAGATCGGGGACGCGGGCTGA
- a CDS encoding ABC transporter substrate-binding protein, with protein MRRCTGIALIAAAALALSGCSGSGGATTADAAAGDGLTPVKIAGVVTTSTVPIWVAQSEGIFEEHGLEVEMEPVQNFAAAAPSLLNGQFQFAIAATSPVIVAISEGMPLRAVVGTSATVEDPEAEGNQLVVPADSPLTDITDLAGKKVGTNQVGSGPYAAALASYVRAGGDPEAIEWVSMPMNEQLLALENGQLDAAVLAEPFTASALAEGNRPLVSLYRDPGNEVLAAEAPYVTIISSESYLAEHADVAERLRAAMIEANAVASERPELVIEGLVEQTDMDPEAAERLVLPAFVGEMTGEEMQDMADAMIDAGIIPGPFDGAAAVWQP; from the coding sequence ATGAGAAGGTGTACAGGAATCGCCCTGATCGCCGCCGCAGCGCTCGCGCTGAGCGGCTGCAGCGGCTCCGGCGGTGCGACGACCGCGGATGCGGCGGCGGGGGACGGGCTGACCCCCGTGAAGATCGCCGGGGTCGTCACGACGAGCACGGTGCCGATCTGGGTGGCGCAGTCCGAGGGGATCTTCGAGGAGCACGGGCTCGAGGTCGAGATGGAGCCCGTGCAGAACTTCGCTGCCGCGGCGCCGTCGCTGCTCAACGGTCAGTTCCAGTTCGCGATCGCGGCGACCAGCCCCGTGATCGTCGCCATCAGCGAGGGCATGCCGCTTCGGGCGGTCGTCGGGACGAGCGCGACGGTGGAGGACCCGGAGGCCGAGGGCAATCAGCTGGTCGTCCCCGCGGACAGTCCGCTCACGGACATCACCGACCTCGCCGGGAAGAAGGTCGGAACGAATCAGGTCGGGTCGGGTCCCTACGCCGCGGCCCTCGCCTCGTACGTGCGGGCCGGGGGAGATCCCGAGGCGATCGAATGGGTCTCCATGCCCATGAACGAGCAGCTGCTGGCCCTCGAGAACGGTCAGCTCGACGCCGCCGTGCTCGCCGAACCCTTCACGGCGAGCGCCCTCGCCGAGGGGAACCGCCCGCTCGTGTCCCTGTACCGCGATCCGGGCAACGAGGTGCTCGCGGCCGAGGCTCCGTATGTCACGATCATCTCGTCGGAGTCCTATCTCGCGGAGCACGCCGATGTCGCCGAGCGCCTCCGCGCCGCCATGATCGAGGCGAATGCGGTGGCATCCGAACGGCCGGAGCTCGTCATCGAGGGACTCGTCGAGCAGACGGACATGGACCCGGAGGCCGCCGAGCGGCTCGTGCTCCCGGCGTTCGTCGGGGAGATGACGGGCGAGGAGATGCAGGACATGGCGGACGCCATGATCGACGCGGGGATCATCCCTGGCCCGTTCGACGGCGCCGCCGCGGTGTGGCAGCCGTGA